GCTTAAAAGGCTCGGCTTCGACGCGATGATGTTTCATGACGATGACGCGGTGCCGGACATTGATGAAAAATCAGAAGCGCAAATCCGCAAAGAGGCGAAGGAACTGAAAAAACGTCTCGACGGCGAAGGCATCGCCGCCGAAATGGTCGCACCCCGTCTCTGGTTCGCGCCGGAGACGATTGACGGGGGTTACACGAGCAATGATCCGAAGCACCGCCGGTACGCCATCGAACGTTCGCTGCGCTCCATCGATCTCGCAAACATCCTCGACACTGACATCCTCGTGCTCTGGCTCGCGCGCGAAGGCAGCTACATCCGTGAGTCGAAGAACGCGCGCCGTTGCGTGGATTATCTGGTCGAAGCCTTCGACAGGATGCTGGCGCATGATAAAAAGATACGGCTGGCCATCGAACCGAAGCCCAACGAACCGATGGATCACGCGTATCTTCCGACGATCGGCCACGCGCTCGCCGTCGCGCAGCTCACGCGCGACGCGAAACGGGTCGGCTGTCTCATCGAAAGCGCGCACGCCATCCTGGCCGGACTCGATCCCGCCGATGAAATTGATTTCGCAATGGCCTTCGACAAACTCTGGTCGTTGCACTTGAACGACCAGAACGGATTGAAGTTCGACCAGGACAAGCCGTTTGGGAGCAACAATCTTCGTGTCGCCTTCAACCAGGTCCGTGCGCTGGAGAGGAACGGTTACGGCAGGAACGGCGAGTATGTCTGCTTCGACGTGCATCCATTCCGCACGACAAAGACGGCACATTGGCTTAACCACCTGGACAACAGCCGCCGCACGTTTCTCAGGCTGCTCGGGAAAGCGCGAAGTTTTGACGAAAAGAAGGCGCAGTCGCTCATTGCCGACCGCAATTATCAGGATCTCGACCAGATGGTGATCGAGCATCTGCTGGGTGACTGATCTTCACGCGGGCATTCGATCGCAAGGGATTTTACCACAGGCCGAAGCTGCCGTCCGTGCCCCAGATTTGAGAACCGACGTAGGATTTCATTCGTGACGCATCCTTCCAGGCAACGGAGCCGTCGAGCAGGCCGACGTTGCCGCCTTTCGCGCCGATGGAGGCGGGGGTCTGTTGATACGCCTCCGGGTGTTCCTCGAAGTAAGCCGCGTCACGGATGACCGGTCCGTGCGCCGTGTGCGGCGCAAGAATGCGCTGGTAACTGTACGCATAAACGTTCAGATCCGCCACCAGCACGAGCGCCGGATCTTCCGCTGTCTTTTGCGGCGAAATCCACGTGTTGGTCGCATTTCCCGCAGGCGGCCAGGGCGTGTTCGAGTGGCCGCCCAAGTAGTGGTAGCCGATGGCCACGCCATAGTCCGGTTGCATTCGCCAGTCTTTTTCCTGTTCAAACGATCTCGCCAGGTTCGGGCAATCGAGCACCTTCAAGGGACTGGCGTAATGAAGAATGTTGCTCTTGGTGGCGGTGGAAAGAATCGGTGTGTGAGTATCGTTCGTGTTGCGATTGTCGGTACCTCCGCGTGGCAGATAATCCTGATAATCGCCCGCATAAATGTGGGTCGCCATGATGAACTGATGGATGTTGTTCAGACACGCGGCCCGGCGCACCCGCTCCTTGGCGCTGCCCAACGCCGGCAGAAGCAGCGAAGCGAGAATGCCGATTATGGCAATGACGACCAGCAGCTCGATCAGGGTGAAGGCGCGGGCGTTCACGTCCGTGAACAGGGCCGGACGGTTTCTTTTTCCTGCCTTGACCGGCAACGGTTTCACGGCCGTTCCTCCACCCTGAAGAAACGTTGCGGAGTGGTGGCGCTTTGCGGATCGTCGAGGCGGAGCTGGCCGTTCATCAGAAGAACCGGGTTCGTCAGCTTTAGCCAGCCGTTCAAGCCAAGCGTCAGGTTCGCGCTGGCGAAGATGTCGATGTTGGTGACGCGATTCGCGTCGAGCGGCGACCCATCGTCGTTGCTGACGAACAGGCGGAACGTGCCGTCACCGGAAAGCGCCGAGGAAAGTTTCAACGGCGGCGGACCAGGGACAGACACGTCAAGCGCGACCGCCTCTGTCGTGCTGCGGACATAGATGCGACCGTCGCTGATGGCCGGCACATTCCAGCATCTGACGAGGTTGAGGATCGAACCCTGAGACCCGTCGAGTGCGCGGTACCGCGCCACTTCCACATAAGCGGTCGGATCAGGTTTGACGAGGAGCAAATAGCCATCTTCGGTCAACACGAGCACGTGCCCCGCGACAAACATCACTTCGCCCAGCCCCACTCCGGACTGGGTCCACTTTCTCGTTCCGGTCGCCATTTCGACGCACCGAAGCGACGTCGCCGATTCACCGTAAACCCCGTACAAATAACCGTTGTAAAACACCGGCGTCGCCCAATGGTTCATGTTGTCGCCGGGAGTCCGCCAAACCTGGTTGGTGGTAAGCTGCGAACCGGATAAACTGATTTGCACGGCTCCCGCGCCCATTCCATACGTCGCCGAGCAATACACAATGTCATTTCCGACCACCGGTGATGCAGCGGTTGAAACGCTGAACGGAAACGGGTAACGCCAAAGCACGGAACCGGTGTCGGGCGCCACCGACACCAGACCCGATTGCGCGAAG
This Candidatus Angelobacter sp. DNA region includes the following protein-coding sequences:
- a CDS encoding TIM barrel protein; its protein translation is MAKHIYEFCFGPWNISEGQDPYGPPVRPPQTFDWKLSRLKRLGFDAMMFHDDDAVPDIDEKSEAQIRKEAKELKKRLDGEGIAAEMVAPRLWFAPETIDGGYTSNDPKHRRYAIERSLRSIDLANILDTDILVLWLAREGSYIRESKNARRCVDYLVEAFDRMLAHDKKIRLAIEPKPNEPMDHAYLPTIGHALAVAQLTRDAKRVGCLIESAHAILAGLDPADEIDFAMAFDKLWSLHLNDQNGLKFDQDKPFGSNNLRVAFNQVRALERNGYGRNGEYVCFDVHPFRTTKTAHWLNHLDNSRRTFLRLLGKARSFDEKKAQSLIADRNYQDLDQMVIEHLLGD
- a CDS encoding type II secretion system protein, coding for MPVKAGKRNRPALFTDVNARAFTLIELLVVIAIIGILASLLLPALGSAKERVRRAACLNNIHQFIMATHIYAGDYQDYLPRGGTDNRNTNDTHTPILSTATKSNILHYASPLKVLDCPNLARSFEQEKDWRMQPDYGVAIGYHYLGGHSNTPWPPAGNATNTWISPQKTAEDPALVLVADLNVYAYSYQRILAPHTAHGPVIRDAAYFEEHPEAYQQTPASIGAKGGNVGLLDGSVAWKDASRMKSYVGSQIWGTDGSFGLW
- a CDS encoding PQQ-binding-like beta-propeller repeat protein; the protein is MVRRPASGSNQEFCIALDADTGAELWVSPPLGIADYPNGGVGDGSDDGPRSTPSVDGDRVFVLTSYLGLYCLNATNGAVIWNRDLVAEYGSTVIAWQSAASPLIEGGLVFVIGNAPNKCLFAFHESDGTEAWKGQSDVMTQASPVAATVAGIRQIIYFAQSGLVSVAPDTGSVLWRYPFPFSVSTAASPVVGNDIVYCSATYGMGAGAVQISLSGSQLTTNQVWRTPGDNMNHWATPVFYNGYLYGVYGESATSLRCVEMATGTRKWTQSGVGLGEVMFVAGHVLVLTEDGYLLLVKPDPTAYVEVARYRALDGSQGSILNLVRCWNVPAISDGRIYVRSTTEAVALDVSVPGPPPLKLSSALSGDGTFRLFVSNDDGSPLDANRVTNIDIFASANLTLGLNGWLKLTNPVLLMNGQLRLDDPQSATTPQRFFRVEERP